Part of the Pseudanabaena sp. FACHB-2040 genome is shown below.
GGAACCGACTGCCCCCCAAGTTGCCCAGCAAACAGAGTCTGTAGAGGCTCAATTTGCTCAGCATTTTCAAGCGTTAGGGGTCGAGGGAGCAATTATCATCCATGATGTAAACCAAGATGTGACCTACCAGCACAACCGCGATCGCAATCTCCAACTCTTTCTTCCCGCCTCTACTTTCAAAATCCTCAATGCGCTCATTGCCCTCGAAACCGGAGTGATTGCAAATGATGTTGCGGTTCTGACCTGGGATGGAACAGCGCGTACAATCCCCGCCTGGAATCAGGACCTAAACCTGCGGAGGGCGTTTAACCTATCTGCGGTCTGGTTCTATCAGGTACTGGCTCGGCGCATTGGCCACGAGCGCATGCAGCAGTGGGTTAGTCAGGCGGGCTATGGCAACCAAACCATCGGCAGCCCCGATGAGATCGACAGCTTCTGGCTAGAGGGCGATCTGCGAATTACGCCCCAGCAGCAGATTGAGTTTTTACAACGCCTATATAACGACGAACTCCCCTTTTCCGAAGAGACTATGGCCACGGTAAAAGACGTCATGATCGTAGAGCGCACCCCCGCCTACACCCTGCGCGCTAAGACAGGCTGGGCGGGCTATGGGGAGCCTGATCAAACCCAAATTGGGTGGTATGTCGGCTATCTAGAACGGGGGGAAGACGTTTATCTGTTTGCCACCAA
Proteins encoded:
- the blaOXA gene encoding class D beta-lactamase, with product MMEPTAPQVAQQTESVEAQFAQHFQALGVEGAIIIHDVNQDVTYQHNRDRNLQLFLPASTFKILNALIALETGVIANDVAVLTWDGTARTIPAWNQDLNLRRAFNLSAVWFYQVLARRIGHERMQQWVSQAGYGNQTIGSPDEIDSFWLEGDLRITPQQQIEFLQRLYNDELPFSEETMATVKDVMIVERTPAYTLRAKTGWAGYGEPDQTQIGWYVGYLERGEDVYLFATNIDIRDDADGAARLDLTRRCFETLNLL